A window of Apium graveolens cultivar Ventura chromosome 8, ASM990537v1, whole genome shotgun sequence contains these coding sequences:
- the LOC141676528 gene encoding flavonol sulfotransferase-like, with protein MALLCLKSSFRYDGCKDPEKSKRNFREIISKAPKNSEWFAFSDLYQYQGFWFTPKFLEGTILAQEQFKPQSNDVILCSYPRTGTTWLKSLSFAIMNRNNSDSSINPLYSVMPHECVPFLEVDLFQQKTIKYYPKVPLVATHLPYSSLPESVMDSACKLVYICRDPKDVFVSLWHFLGNVKDTETKIDEFSLQKGFDLFCNGVSLHGPYWDHVLGYWRASLESAEKILFIKYEDLKENTLLHVKRLAEFMGYPFSLDEQREGVVEKIIEICDFNHIRNLEVNKKGEYAIFESVVVQNNKYFRKGQVGDWKNYLTAEMQERLDCIVDQKLQGSGLTLC; from the coding sequence ATGGCACTTCTTTGTCTAAAATCAAGTTTCAGGTACGATGGTTGCAAAGATCCCGAAAAGAGCAAACGAAATTTCAGAGAAATAATCTCAAAAGCTCCGAAAAACAGTGAGTGGTTTGCTTTCAGTGATCTCTATCAGTATCAGGGCTTTTGGTTCACTCCCAAGTTCCTGGAAGGAACAATACTAGCACAAGAGCAATTCAAACCTCAGTCCAATGATGTTATTTTGTGCAGCTATCCACGAACAGGCACTACATGGCTTAAATCGTTGAGTTTTGCCATCATGAACAGAAACAATTCAGATTCTTCGATTAATCCCCTGTATTCTGTTATGCCCCATGAATGTGTTCCCTTTTTGGAAGTTGATCTTTTTCAACAAAAAACCATCAAATATTATCCTAAAGTCCCCCTCGTGGCAACACACCTGCCTTATAGTTCACTTCCTGAATCTGTTATGGACTCGGCTTGTAAACTAGTTTACATCTGTCGAGATCCAAAAGATGTGTTTGTTTCTCTGTGGCACTTCTTAGGTAATGTGAAAGACACGGAGACAAAAATTGACGAGTTCTCTTTGCAGAAAGGATTTGATTTGTTTTGCAATGGGGTTTCGTTACATGGACCTTATTGGGATCATGTTTTAGGATATTGGAGAGCTAGTTTAGAATCTGCAGAGAAGATACTCTTTATAAAATACGAAGATCTCAAAGAAAACACTTTGCTTCATGTGAAGAGATTGGCTGAATTCATGGGATATCCATTTTCTTTAGATGAACAAAGGGAGGGTGTGGTCGAGAAGATAATAGAAATCTGCGACTTCAATCATATAAGGAATTTAGAAGTGAACAAGAAGGGGGAGTACGCCATATTTGAATCTGTTGTGGTGCAGAACAATAAGTATTTCAGAAAAGGTCAAGTTGGAGACTGGAAAAATTATCTAACTGCGGAAATGCAAGAACGTTTAGACTGTATCGTTGATCAGAAGTTACAAGGTTCAGGCTTAACTCTTTGTTAA
- the LOC141677601 gene encoding putative leucine-rich repeat receptor-like protein kinase At1g68400, with product MQPLHMILPLLFLHFSHLQALLYSDTQSLLTFKLSSDTSNKLTTWTNATDPCTWYGIHCLHNRVSRLVLENLELTGTFTSLSSLTHLRVLSLKRNNLSGSLPDMSNFTSLRLVFLSHNKFSGEFPLFLSRLYRLDLSYNNLSGHIPDNVNNLTHILTLRLESNYFFGKIPEINLINLVDFNISGNKLTGGIPESLSGFPPSAFVNNVLLCGAPLQKCKNAPTRPVAIASPSSKPMTNASSPKRELPISTGNIKHKKGSKISTLAIIAIVIGDFFVLVLFSLLLYCYFRRSTGENDDTGPGSGTEISRITKGKNVAYSSNQHMTGQPGFEGGKMVFFEGAKKFELEELLRASAEMLGKGGFGVAYKAVLDDGNVVAVKRLKENGSNVSVKKEFEQQMEVLGELRHENVVSLKAYYVARDEKLLIYDYMPNGNLFWLLHGNRGPGRTPLDWATRLKIAAGAASGLVFLHSSCRSRKLIHGNIKSTNILLDRCGNARVSDFGLSSFTTLSSVATRSNGYRAPESQTHNSRKLTDKSDVYSFGVLLLELLTGKSPSVAGDTGGYCDVVDLPRWVQSVVREEWTAEVFDLELLRYKGVEEEMVGLLQIALTCTSESPDQRPTMSSVLKMIEEIRGVQASSSHNSVSDSPAVGL from the exons ATGCAGCCATTACATATGATTCTCCCTCTCCTCTTCTTACACTTCTCTCATCTCCAAGCTCTCCTTTATTCCGACACGCaatcgttactaacattcaaaTTATCTTCAGACACTTCCAACAAGCTCACTACATGGACTAATGCAACTGATCCTTGTACATGGTACGGCATCCATTGTCTGCACAATCGAGTTTCGCGTCTCGTTCTTGAAAACCTTGAGCTCACTGGTACTTTCACGTCTCTTAGCTCGCTAACTCACCTCCGTGTATTGAGTCTTAAACGTAACAACCTTTCTGGTTCTTTACCTGACATGTCTAATTTTACTTCACTAAGACTAGTGTTCTTGTCTCATAACAAATTTTCGGGTGAGTTTCCTCTGTTTTTGTCGAGGTTGTATCGTCTTGATTTGTCGTATAATAATCTCTCTGGTCATATTCCGGATAATGTGAATAATCTCACTCACATTCTTACTCTCCGATTAGAAAGTAATTACTTCTTTGGTAAAATTCCGGAGATTAATTTAATAAATCTCGTAGACTTTAATATTTCGGGTAACAAATTGACTGGCGGAATACCAGAATCACTTTCCGGTTTTCCGCCAAGTGCATTCGTTAATAACGTTCTTCTTTGCGGAGCTCCGCTCCAGAAATGCAAAAATGCCCCAACTAGGCCTGTAGCTATTGCTTCACCGTCAAGTAAACCAATGACAAATGCATCTTCTCCGAAAAGAGAATTGCCGATTTCAACGGGGAATATTAAGCATAAAAAAGGAAGCAAGATTAGTACTCTGGCAATAATCGCAATTGTGATAGGCGATTTTTTTGTGTTAGTTTTGTTCTCATTGCTCTTATACTGTTATTTTCGGAGGAGCACGGGAGAAAATGACGATACAGGTCCTGGTTCGGGTACAGAGATCAGTAGGATTACGAAAGGGAAGAATGTAGCCTATTCTTCGAATCAGCACATGACAGGCCAGCCCGGGTTTGAGGGAGGTAAAATGGTGTTTTTTGAGGGGGCTAAAAAGTTTGAGCTAGAAGAGTTGTTGAGAGCTTCCGCGGAGATGTTGGGAAAAGGAGGGTTTGGAGTGGCATATAAGGCGGTGTTGGATGATGGAAATGTGGTCGCGGTGAAGAGATTGAAGGAGAATGGGAGTAATGTGAGTGTAAAGAAAGAGTTTGAGCAACAAATGGAGGTGTTGGGGGAGTTAAGGCATGAGAATGTGGTGAGCTTGAAGGCTTATTATGTTGCTAGAGATGAGAAGTTGCTGATTTATGACTACATGCCTAATGGAAACTTGTTTTGGCTTCTTCATG GTAATCGAGGACCGGGACGAACCCCTCTAGACTGGGCCACAAGGCTGAAAATTGCAGCTGGTGCAGCCAGTGGACTGGTGTTCCTACACAGTTCATGCAGGTCCCGTAAACTTATCCATGGTAACATCAAATCCACCAACATCCTGCTTGACAGGTGTGGCAATGCCCGTGTTTCGGATTTTGGCCTCTCCTCCTTCACAACCTTGTCCTCTGTTGCTACCAGATCAAATGGCTACCGGGCTCCAGAATCACAAACACACAATAGTCGGAAACTCACAGATAAATCTGATGTGTATTCCTTTGGTGTTCTTCTGCTAGAATTGTTAACTGGAAAAAGCCCTTCAGTTGCAGGGGATACTGGTGGTTATTGTGATGTAGTTGATTTGCCACGATGGGTGCAATCAGTGGTAAGGGAAGAATGGACTGCAGAGGTGTTTGATTTGGAGCTGCTACGGTACAAGGGAGTCGAGGAGGAGATGGTTGGATTATTGCAGATTGCATTGACTTGTACTTCAGAGTCACCTGATCAACGCCCCACCATGAGTTCAGTGCTGAAAATGATAGAGGAGATTCGAGGTGTTCAAGCGTCTTCATCTCACAACTCAGTTTCAGATTCTCCTGCTGTCGGTCTCTAA